A single genomic interval of Pelagerythrobacter marensis harbors:
- a CDS encoding MipA/OmpV family protein yields the protein MKSTLMLAGAALSALAAAPALAQDGEAAGPPGMEDSIYSGDWIMIGGGAVYSPSYDGSDDYVVFPIPAIMGKVGPVSIVPSAGGVALDFIENPDRGVGLDLGFVVGLNSNRASKIEDPVVKAAGKLDRAVEIGPSAGVSVSGMLNPYDRFSVGVDARWDVAGAHEGMVASPSVSYFTPLGRGVASALSISAEYVDDDYAGYYYSVSPAQSAASGLPLYEADSGFTKAGATVLLGVDLDGNLANGGLALYGLGGYSRMLGDAKRTPYTSVRGDADQWIASLGIGYAF from the coding sequence ATGAAATCGACACTCATGCTTGCCGGCGCAGCGCTGTCGGCGCTGGCCGCCGCGCCGGCGCTCGCCCAGGATGGCGAGGCCGCGGGACCGCCCGGTATGGAAGACAGCATCTATTCCGGCGACTGGATCATGATCGGCGGCGGGGCGGTCTATTCGCCCAGCTACGACGGGTCGGACGATTACGTCGTCTTCCCCATTCCGGCGATCATGGGCAAAGTCGGGCCGGTCAGCATCGTGCCCAGCGCGGGCGGCGTGGCGCTGGATTTCATCGAGAACCCCGACCGGGGCGTCGGGCTCGACCTCGGGTTCGTCGTCGGCCTCAATTCCAACCGTGCGAGCAAGATCGAAGACCCGGTGGTCAAGGCCGCGGGCAAGCTCGACCGCGCGGTCGAGATCGGGCCGAGCGCGGGGGTCAGCGTCTCCGGTATGCTCAACCCCTACGACCGGTTTTCGGTCGGCGTCGATGCCAGGTGGGACGTTGCCGGCGCGCATGAAGGCATGGTGGCGAGCCCGAGCGTGTCGTATTTCACGCCGCTCGGCCGGGGCGTGGCCAGCGCGCTGTCGATCAGCGCCGAATATGTCGACGACGACTATGCCGGCTATTACTACTCGGTGTCGCCGGCACAGAGCGCGGCCAGCGGCCTGCCGCTTTACGAAGCGGACAGCGGTTTCACCAAGGCCGGGGCGACCGTCCTGCTCGGCGTCGATCTCGACGGCAATCTGGCCAATGGCGGATTGGCGCTTTACGGCCTGGGCGGCTATTCGCGTATGCTCGGCGATGCCAAGCGCACCCCCTATACCAGCGTGCGCGGCGATGCGGACCAGTGGATCGCATCGCTCGGCATCGGCTACGCTTTCTGA
- a CDS encoding phytoene desaturase, with amino-acid sequence MIDTDRQTSFLHDAPAAAGAPVPDRVDGKRACVIGAGFGGLALAIRLQSAGIATTVIEARDKPGGRAYYWEREGFTFDAGPTVITDPACLRELWALTDSDMDADVELMKVAPFYRLNWPDGTVFDYSNDEAQLNAEIARLNPADVAGYHEFLAYSESVYREGYLRLGSIPFLDFRAMIRAAPALLQHQAWRSVYSMVARYIEDERLRQAFSFHTLLVGGNPMTTSAIYALIHKLEKDGGVWWARGGTNRLVAGMVRHFERLGGTVRLGDAAVQVHTIGNRATEVETASGWRETFDAVASNADIVHTYRDLLRGTKRGTEQARSLARKRFSPSLFVVHFGLEGTWPGIPHHTVLFGPRYEGLLDDIYENGVLPADFSIYLHHPTVTDPGMAPPGRSTFYALVPVAHQGKLAVDWEQIGPMLERRILDEVGRRLIPDIHDRIVTSFHYAPRDFALDLNAHLGSAFSLEPILTQSAWFRAHNRDDAIANFYLVGAGTHPGAGIPGVVGSAKATAGLMIGDLSA; translated from the coding sequence ATGATCGACACCGACCGGCAGACCTCGTTCCTGCACGACGCGCCCGCCGCCGCCGGGGCGCCCGTGCCCGATCGCGTCGACGGGAAGCGCGCCTGCGTGATCGGCGCCGGCTTCGGCGGTCTGGCGCTGGCGATCCGCCTGCAATCGGCCGGGATCGCCACGACGGTGATCGAGGCGCGCGACAAGCCCGGCGGCCGCGCCTATTACTGGGAACGCGAGGGCTTCACCTTCGATGCCGGTCCCACCGTCATCACCGACCCCGCCTGCCTGCGCGAACTGTGGGCGCTGACCGACAGCGACATGGATGCCGATGTCGAACTGATGAAAGTCGCGCCGTTCTATCGCCTCAACTGGCCCGACGGGACGGTGTTCGACTATTCGAACGACGAGGCGCAGCTCAACGCCGAAATCGCACGTCTGAACCCTGCCGATGTCGCGGGATATCACGAATTCCTCGCCTATTCCGAAAGCGTCTATCGCGAAGGGTATTTGCGGCTGGGCAGCATCCCGTTCCTCGATTTCCGGGCCATGATCCGCGCGGCACCGGCCCTGCTGCAGCACCAGGCCTGGCGCTCGGTCTATTCGATGGTCGCGCGCTATATCGAGGACGAACGGCTGCGCCAGGCGTTCAGCTTCCACACGCTGCTGGTCGGCGGCAATCCGATGACGACGAGCGCGATCTACGCCCTCATTCACAAGCTGGAGAAGGACGGGGGCGTGTGGTGGGCGCGCGGGGGCACCAACCGGCTGGTGGCCGGCATGGTGCGCCATTTCGAACGGCTCGGCGGGACCGTGCGGCTGGGCGACGCGGCGGTGCAGGTCCATACGATCGGCAACCGCGCGACCGAGGTGGAGACCGCCAGCGGCTGGCGCGAAACGTTCGACGCCGTGGCCAGCAACGCCGACATCGTGCACACCTATCGCGACCTGCTGCGCGGGACCAAGCGCGGGACGGAGCAGGCCCGCTCGCTCGCGCGCAAGCGGTTCAGCCCCAGCCTGTTCGTGGTCCATTTCGGGCTGGAGGGGACATGGCCTGGCATTCCCCATCACACGGTCCTGTTCGGGCCGCGTTACGAGGGGCTGCTCGACGACATCTACGAAAACGGCGTCCTGCCGGCCGATTTCTCGATCTACCTGCACCATCCCACCGTGACCGATCCGGGCATGGCGCCGCCGGGCCGCTCCACTTTCTACGCGCTGGTCCCGGTCGCCCACCAGGGCAAGCTGGCGGTGGACTGGGAACAGATCGGCCCGATGCTCGAACGGCGCATCCTCGACGAAGTCGGGCGGCGGCTGATCCCCGACATCCACGACCGCATCGTCACCAGCTTCCACTACGCCCCGCGCGATTTCGCGCTCGACCTCAACGCCCATCTCGGCAGCGCGTTCAGCCTCGAACCGATCCTGACGCAGAGCGCCTGGTTCCGCGCGCATAATCGCGACGATGCGATCGCGAACTTCTACCTGGTCGGCGCGGGCACGCACCCGGGGGCGGGCATTCCCGGCGTCGTCGGCAGCGCGAAGGCGACGGCCGGGCTGATGATCGGAGATTTGAGCGCATGA
- a CDS encoding S9 family peptidase codes for MTRTLVSAATLLASVSLAATAAARPMTSEDVAKLEIVGELAVSPDGNRIAYTTSRRPDVTEGEKNGGSSDQLKLAYGPDSARDFLPPDIDVSAVRFSPDGRMVSFLYKADDEKRAVWGIPVDGGGHRKLAAIEDANVRGYAWAPDGATLYLLAGAAPDEALDKRKKAGFDAVVYEEEAKLNRLFAARVGAEVDSAPRAIEIPGHVSKIQIAPDGTTAIVESAPSPRVDDSYTSKRVHIVDLARGRVLRAIETPGKLGDVEISPDGSRLSLIAAVDRHDPAATTLHLADVATGTYRALNAGAPEAAGDAEFLPDGRLAAIVDIGAQSVLRIYSAEGEVLEEHDPGALILSDLEVGGDTIAVEAHSPAHPPELFVMSGGRFTRWTQHNPWLAEIDMGAQRTFTYTARDGQEIEGVLIEPVGGIPRGGAPVIFDVHGGPEAHESNGWQTYYSSPGQVAAGRGYAVFMPNYRGSTAYGTAFSKQHQGDYAGKEFDDLVDGKRALVEAGIADPDRVGITGGSYGGFATAWGSTYYSQEFAAGVMFVGISNNISKFGTTDIPNEMYLVHERKWPWEEWDHLMERSPIYHVDKAETPLLIMHGDSDTRVSPTQSYELYRHIKTRKPETPVRLVLYPGEGHGNTKAAARYDYSVRMMEWFDTYLKPGDRDAPLPPPRPELKIDEADD; via the coding sequence ATGACCCGGACACTGGTAAGCGCCGCGACCCTGCTCGCATCGGTCTCGCTCGCCGCCACGGCCGCCGCGCGGCCGATGACGAGCGAGGACGTCGCCAAGCTGGAAATCGTCGGCGAACTCGCGGTTTCGCCCGATGGCAACCGCATCGCCTATACCACTTCGCGCCGGCCCGACGTGACCGAAGGGGAGAAGAACGGCGGCAGCAGCGACCAGCTCAAGCTTGCCTACGGCCCCGACAGCGCGCGCGATTTCCTGCCCCCCGACATCGACGTGTCGGCGGTGCGCTTTTCGCCCGACGGGCGCATGGTCAGCTTTCTTTACAAGGCGGACGACGAGAAGCGCGCGGTCTGGGGCATTCCCGTCGACGGCGGCGGGCACCGCAAGCTGGCCGCGATCGAGGACGCCAACGTGCGCGGCTATGCCTGGGCACCCGATGGCGCGACGCTCTACCTCCTTGCCGGGGCCGCGCCCGACGAAGCGCTCGACAAGCGCAAGAAAGCGGGCTTCGATGCCGTCGTCTACGAGGAGGAGGCGAAGCTGAACCGCCTCTTCGCCGCGCGCGTCGGGGCCGAAGTGGACAGCGCCCCGCGGGCGATCGAGATCCCCGGCCATGTCAGCAAGATCCAGATCGCCCCGGACGGGACGACCGCGATCGTCGAAAGCGCGCCCTCGCCGCGGGTGGACGACAGCTACACCTCCAAACGGGTGCACATCGTGGACCTCGCCCGCGGGCGCGTGCTGCGCGCGATCGAAACGCCGGGCAAGCTGGGCGATGTGGAAATCTCGCCCGACGGCAGCCGCCTGTCACTGATCGCGGCGGTCGACCGGCACGATCCGGCGGCGACCACGCTGCACCTGGCCGATGTCGCCACCGGAACTTATCGCGCGCTCAACGCCGGCGCGCCCGAGGCCGCCGGCGATGCCGAATTCCTGCCCGACGGGCGGCTGGCGGCAATCGTCGATATCGGCGCGCAGAGCGTGCTGCGAATCTATTCGGCGGAAGGCGAAGTGCTGGAAGAGCACGATCCCGGCGCGCTGATCCTGAGCGACCTGGAAGTCGGCGGCGACACGATCGCGGTCGAGGCGCATTCGCCCGCGCACCCGCCCGAACTGTTCGTGATGTCGGGCGGCCGATTCACCCGCTGGACGCAGCACAATCCCTGGCTCGCCGAAATCGACATGGGCGCCCAGCGCACTTTCACCTACACCGCGCGCGACGGGCAGGAAATCGAAGGCGTCCTGATCGAGCCGGTGGGCGGCATCCCGCGCGGCGGAGCGCCGGTGATCTTCGATGTCCACGGCGGGCCGGAAGCGCACGAATCGAACGGCTGGCAGACTTATTACAGCTCGCCCGGACAAGTCGCCGCCGGCCGCGGCTATGCCGTGTTCATGCCCAATTACCGGGGATCGACCGCCTACGGCACCGCCTTTTCCAAGCAGCACCAGGGCGATTATGCGGGCAAGGAATTCGACGATCTGGTCGACGGCAAGCGCGCACTGGTCGAAGCCGGAATCGCCGATCCCGACCGGGTGGGCATTACCGGCGGTTCCTACGGCGGCTTCGCCACCGCATGGGGATCGACCTACTACTCGCAGGAATTCGCCGCCGGGGTGATGTTCGTCGGCATTTCCAACAATATCAGCAAGTTCGGCACCACCGACATTCCCAACGAGATGTACCTCGTCCACGAACGCAAGTGGCCGTGGGAGGAATGGGATCATCTGATGGAGCGCAGCCCGATCTACCACGTCGACAAGGCGGAAACGCCGCTGCTGATCATGCACGGCGACAGCGACACGCGCGTTTCGCCGACGCAGAGTTACGAGCTGTATCGCCACATCAAGACGCGCAAGCCCGAAACGCCGGTGCGGCTGGTGCTCTATCCGGGCGAGGGCCACGGCAACACGAAGGCCGCCGCACGCTACGACTACAGCGTGCGGATGATGGAATGGTTCGACACTTACCTGAAGCCGGGCGACCGCGATGCGCCCCTGCCCCCGCCCCGGCCCGAACTGAAGATCGACGAGGCGGACGACTGA
- the crtY gene encoding lycopene beta-cyclase CrtY: protein MEIAIVGGGLAGGLIALALHRARPDMSVLLIERGEVLGGNHRWSWFASDLDPAGAALLARFRTTGWDSYAVRFPAYRRTLATGYASLASADFDAGLRRELPAAAVLAGRDVAALDAGGVTLDGGERISARAVIDCRGFASGEGLTGGWQVFLGRHLRTPRPHGLARPVVMDADVAQHGGYRFVYLLPLGADELFVEDTYYQDSPVLDRGALSARIDRYCARHGLEGDILGGEAGVLPVVTGGDFARWQRGQATEGVARAGARGGFLHPLTSYTLPFAVDTALAVAAEADLPGEQLAALLAARARRTWRRTRFYRRLGAMLFGAAKPAERYRIFQRFYRLDEKLIERFYAARSTAGDKARLLLGKPPVPVVRAMGALARTGPPLQGPLQ from the coding sequence GTGGAAATCGCGATCGTGGGCGGCGGACTGGCCGGCGGGCTGATCGCGCTGGCGCTGCACCGCGCGCGGCCCGACATGTCCGTGCTGCTGATCGAACGGGGCGAGGTGCTGGGCGGCAACCACCGGTGGAGCTGGTTTGCCAGCGACCTCGATCCTGCCGGCGCGGCCCTGCTGGCACGGTTCCGCACGACCGGCTGGGACAGCTACGCCGTGCGCTTCCCCGCCTATCGCCGCACGCTCGCCACCGGTTACGCCTCGCTCGCTTCGGCCGATTTCGACGCCGGCCTGCGGCGCGAGCTACCCGCCGCGGCCGTCCTGGCCGGGCGCGATGTCGCCGCGCTCGACGCCGGGGGCGTGACGCTGGACGGCGGCGAGCGGATCTCCGCCCGCGCGGTGATCGACTGCCGCGGGTTCGCATCGGGCGAGGGGCTGACCGGCGGCTGGCAGGTCTTCCTCGGCCGCCACTTGCGCACGCCCCGCCCCCACGGCCTCGCGCGCCCGGTCGTCATGGACGCCGATGTCGCCCAGCACGGCGGCTATCGCTTCGTCTATCTCCTCCCGCTCGGGGCGGACGAGCTTTTCGTCGAGGACACCTATTACCAGGACAGCCCCGTGCTCGATCGCGGCGCGCTGTCCGCGCGGATCGACCGCTATTGCGCGCGGCACGGGCTGGAGGGCGATATCCTGGGCGGCGAAGCCGGCGTCCTGCCGGTCGTGACCGGGGGCGACTTCGCCCGGTGGCAGCGCGGGCAGGCGACGGAGGGGGTCGCGCGGGCCGGCGCGCGCGGCGGGTTCCTGCATCCGCTCACCAGCTATACCCTGCCGTTTGCCGTCGACACCGCGCTCGCCGTGGCGGCGGAGGCCGATCTGCCGGGCGAGCAGCTGGCCGCGCTGCTCGCCGCGCGGGCGCGGCGGACGTGGCGGCGCACGCGGTTCTATCGCCGGCTGGGCGCGATGCTGTTCGGCGCTGCGAAGCCTGCCGAACGCTACCGCATATTCCAGCGTTTCTATCGTCTCGACGAAAAGCTGATCGAACGATTCTACGCCGCGCGCTCGACGGCGGGGGATAAAGCCCGCCTGCTGCTCGGAAAGCCGCCGGTTCCCGTGGTGCGGGCAATGGGCGCGCTTGCGCGGACCGGCCCGCCGTTGCAGGGTCCGCTGCAATGA
- a CDS encoding amidohydrolase family protein, which produces MQFKMLLAAAAAAFAAAPALAETIVIHAGAVVTDAESDPRGPSTITVTDGRIVSIADGIQPAPAGAEVVALTDKTVLPGLIDLHVHLTGDPGGDFWKEAVEPEEWGVVVGAKNARLTALAGFTTVREAGSSQHSAFSLRRGTAEGMIAGPRIIAAGPALAIVGGHGDVTGFRPEINAILASGYACTGAVECAEKVRRASQNGADWIKITATGGVLSQQGRGLGAHFTSEEMQSIADTAHSLGLKVMAHAHGARGIEAASMAGIDTIEHGTYLDDGAIRAMKANGTVLVPTLMAFQGISERLGTGTYTPVVEEKVRAVAEAAKVFMGKAHDAGVRIAFGTDSGVYEHGRNAQEFRLMMGQGMSSREALASATTVAAEVLEMENEIGRLAPGYSADIIAVAGNPLEDATVLETVDWVMVRGRVIE; this is translated from the coding sequence ATGCAATTCAAGATGCTGCTGGCTGCCGCCGCTGCCGCCTTCGCTGCCGCGCCGGCGCTTGCCGAAACGATCGTCATCCACGCGGGCGCGGTGGTGACCGATGCCGAAAGCGATCCGCGCGGCCCCTCGACGATCACGGTGACCGACGGGCGGATCGTCTCGATCGCCGACGGCATCCAGCCCGCGCCCGCCGGGGCCGAAGTCGTCGCGCTGACCGACAAGACCGTGCTGCCCGGCCTGATCGACCTCCACGTCCATCTGACCGGCGATCCGGGCGGCGATTTCTGGAAGGAAGCGGTCGAGCCCGAAGAATGGGGGGTCGTCGTCGGGGCGAAGAACGCGCGGCTGACCGCGCTCGCCGGCTTCACCACCGTGCGCGAAGCGGGGAGCAGCCAGCATTCCGCCTTCTCGCTGCGCCGCGGGACGGCCGAAGGCATGATCGCCGGTCCGCGAATTATCGCTGCCGGCCCGGCGCTCGCGATCGTCGGCGGGCACGGCGACGTCACCGGCTTCCGGCCCGAGATCAACGCGATCCTCGCCTCCGGCTACGCCTGCACCGGCGCGGTCGAATGCGCCGAGAAAGTCCGCCGCGCGAGCCAGAACGGGGCTGACTGGATCAAGATCACCGCCACCGGCGGCGTGCTTAGCCAGCAGGGTCGCGGCCTCGGCGCGCACTTCACCAGCGAGGAGATGCAGTCGATCGCCGACACCGCGCACTCGCTCGGCCTCAAGGTCATGGCTCACGCCCACGGCGCGCGCGGGATCGAGGCGGCGAGCATGGCGGGGATCGATACGATCGAGCACGGCACTTACCTCGACGACGGCGCGATCCGTGCGATGAAGGCCAACGGCACCGTGCTGGTGCCCACGCTGATGGCGTTCCAGGGCATTTCCGAGCGGCTCGGCACCGGCACGTATACCCCGGTGGTGGAGGAGAAAGTGCGCGCCGTGGCGGAAGCTGCCAAGGTCTTCATGGGCAAGGCGCACGATGCCGGCGTCAGGATCGCCTTCGGCACCGATTCGGGCGTCTACGAACACGGCCGCAATGCGCAGGAATTCCGCCTGATGATGGGCCAGGGGATGTCGAGCCGCGAGGCGCTGGCCAGCGCGACGACGGTTGCCGCCGAAGTGCTCGAAATGGAGAACGAGATCGGCCGCCTTGCGCCCGGCTATTCGGCCGACATCATCGCGGTTGCCGGCAACCCGCTGGAGGACGCGACCGTGCTGGAGACCGTCGACTGGGTCATGGTTCGCGGGCGGGTGATCGAATAA
- a CDS encoding DUF885 domain-containing protein, whose amino-acid sequence MTTLRLALAATTALSLAAAMPAAPAFAQAADAASAEAAARSEHDKLFALFAAANEKHLELNPIMALFRGDMRYADRLGNYLTDEYNARTVANARENLAALAKIDRAALNPTDRLAYEVFEYDQQNTLKNHAPEILALTDVRPINHFSGFHTFYPTFASGQGAAPFKTVEDYENNLSRHAEYVDLIERAIARFREGQASGVYATKLTIGNVVEQLDTQLAMPIEESPLWGPIGMFPEHFSEADKARLTADYRASVEAIYAVHTRLRDYLRDDYLPQARESVGLSQMKGGAKLYERLIESTTTLPLGADEIHRLGLAEVARIKTGLEDIKAEVGFDGTLNEFFDYVRTDPRFAPESREALTQSYYDIGEQVDAKIGDYFSLVPKTPLEIKPYEPFREKFEAGGSYMSGAPDGSRPGTFYFNAYDLPSRLTTGNVTLYLHEGAPGHHFQISLAQENDALPAFMRFGGNTAYVEGWALYAETLGYEMGFFDDPWNRYGTLQDEQLRAMRLVVDTGLHAKGWTREQAIDFMLENSGMTRTEVVAEVERYIAIPSQALAYKIGALKIQELREKAEAALGDDFDIKAFHAQVLGTGALPLPVLEKKIDAWIATGGA is encoded by the coding sequence ATGACCACGCTTCGCCTCGCGCTTGCCGCGACCACCGCGCTTTCGCTTGCCGCCGCCATGCCCGCCGCGCCGGCTTTCGCCCAGGCCGCCGACGCGGCCTCCGCCGAGGCGGCGGCCCGGTCGGAGCACGACAAGCTCTTCGCCCTGTTCGCGGCGGCGAACGAGAAGCATCTCGAACTCAATCCGATCATGGCGCTCTTTCGCGGGGACATGCGCTATGCCGACCGGCTCGGCAATTACCTGACCGACGAATACAACGCCCGCACCGTTGCCAATGCGCGGGAAAACCTGGCCGCCCTGGCGAAGATCGACCGCGCGGCGCTGAACCCCACCGACCGGCTTGCCTACGAGGTTTTCGAATACGATCAGCAGAACACGCTCAAGAACCACGCGCCCGAAATCCTCGCGCTGACCGACGTTCGCCCGATCAACCATTTTTCCGGCTTTCACACGTTCTACCCGACCTTCGCCAGCGGGCAGGGGGCGGCGCCGTTCAAGACGGTCGAGGATTACGAGAACAATCTCAGCCGCCATGCCGAATATGTCGATCTGATCGAACGCGCGATCGCCCGGTTCCGCGAAGGGCAGGCGAGCGGCGTCTATGCGACGAAGCTGACGATCGGCAATGTGGTCGAACAGCTCGACACCCAGCTCGCGATGCCGATCGAGGAATCGCCGCTGTGGGGCCCGATCGGCATGTTTCCCGAGCATTTCTCGGAGGCCGACAAGGCCCGCCTGACCGCGGATTATCGCGCCTCGGTCGAAGCGATCTATGCCGTCCATACCCGGCTGCGCGACTATCTGCGCGACGACTATCTGCCGCAGGCGCGCGAATCCGTCGGGCTGTCGCAGATGAAGGGCGGGGCGAAGCTCTACGAACGCCTGATCGAGAGCACGACCACGCTGCCGCTGGGCGCCGACGAGATTCACCGGCTGGGGCTGGCCGAAGTCGCGCGGATCAAGACCGGGCTGGAGGACATCAAGGCCGAAGTCGGCTTCGACGGCACGCTCAACGAATTTTTCGATTACGTCCGCACCGATCCCCGGTTCGCGCCGGAAAGCCGCGAGGCGCTGACGCAGAGCTATTACGACATCGGCGAGCAGGTCGATGCGAAGATCGGCGACTATTTCTCGCTCGTCCCCAAGACCCCGCTCGAGATCAAGCCTTACGAGCCGTTCCGCGAGAAGTTCGAGGCCGGAGGATCGTATATGTCCGGCGCGCCCGACGGATCGCGGCCGGGCACGTTCTATTTCAACGCCTACGACCTGCCGAGCCGGCTGACGACGGGCAATGTCACGCTCTATCTGCACGAGGGCGCGCCGGGGCACCATTTCCAGATCAGCCTGGCGCAGGAAAACGACGCGCTGCCCGCCTTCATGCGCTTCGGCGGCAATACCGCCTATGTCGAAGGCTGGGCGCTCTACGCCGAAACGCTCGGTTACGAGATGGGCTTCTTCGACGATCCCTGGAACCGCTACGGCACCTTGCAGGACGAACAGCTGCGCGCCATGCGGCTGGTGGTCGATACCGGGCTGCACGCCAAGGGCTGGACGCGCGAGCAGGCGATCGACTTCATGCTCGAAAATTCGGGCATGACCCGCACCGAAGTCGTGGCCGAGGTCGAACGCTATATCGCCATTCCCAGCCAGGCGCTGGCCTACAAGATCGGCGCGCTCAAGATTCAGGAACTGCGCGAGAAGGCCGAGGCGGCGCTGGGCGACGATTTCGACATCAAGGCGTTCCATGCCCAGGTACTCGGCACAGGCGCGTTGCCGCTGCCGGTGCTGGAGAAGAAGATCGACGCCTGGATCGCCACGGGCGGGGCCTGA